The following coding sequences lie in one Rothia sp. SD9660Na genomic window:
- a CDS encoding L-lactate dehydrogenase produces the protein MALEKKNTKLGVIGAGGVGSATAYAATLRGAADEIVIYDIAGERAEAEGLDIAHGTMFAHEAEVSGSGDVEILRDSDLIIVTAGARQKPGQPRLELAEANVNIFKSMLPKVMEVAPNAILMIVTNPCDVLAVVAQKITGLPTERCFASGTVLDSSRLRWLIAEKAGVSIKSVHANIVGEHGDSEFPVWSAANIGMVPLNEWTNENGEKVFTEEVKAELAEEAMRAAYKVIEGKGSTNYAIGISATRIAEAILNGQDAVLNVATQVRGRYGIEGEAALSLPSVVSRDGVKRVLDVPMTDEEIERLRASANAINSSLATLGF, from the coding sequence ATGGCTCTCGAAAAGAAGAACACCAAGCTCGGCGTTATCGGCGCAGGTGGTGTTGGTTCAGCAACCGCCTACGCAGCAACCCTGCGCGGGGCAGCTGATGAAATCGTTATCTACGACATCGCCGGTGAACGAGCAGAGGCAGAAGGCCTCGACATCGCCCACGGCACCATGTTCGCCCACGAAGCTGAAGTTTCAGGCAGCGGCGACGTAGAAATCCTGCGCGACTCAGACCTGATTATCGTGACCGCAGGTGCCCGCCAGAAGCCCGGCCAGCCCCGCCTGGAACTGGCAGAAGCAAACGTCAACATCTTCAAGTCCATGCTTCCCAAGGTCATGGAGGTAGCCCCCAACGCTATCCTCATGATTGTCACCAACCCCTGCGACGTCCTCGCCGTTGTAGCCCAGAAGATTACCGGTCTACCCACCGAGCGCTGCTTCGCATCCGGCACCGTGCTCGACTCATCCCGCCTGCGCTGGCTGATCGCTGAAAAGGCCGGTGTCTCCATCAAGTCAGTTCACGCCAACATCGTTGGTGAGCACGGCGACTCAGAATTCCCCGTCTGGTCAGCAGCCAACATCGGTATGGTTCCCCTTAACGAGTGGACCAACGAAAATGGTGAAAAGGTCTTCACCGAAGAGGTCAAGGCAGAACTGGCAGAAGAAGCCATGCGTGCAGCCTACAAGGTCATCGAAGGTAAGGGTTCCACCAACTACGCCATCGGTATCTCAGCTACCCGCATCGCCGAAGCTATCCTGAATGGCCAGGACGCCGTACTTAACGTCGCAACCCAGGTACGCGGCCGCTACGGCATCGAGGGCGAAGCCGCTCTCTCACTGCCCTCAGTTGTCTCCCGCGACGGTGTCAAGCGCGTCCTCGACGTCCCCATGACCGACGAGGAAATCGAGCGTCTGCGCGCCTCGGCCAACGCCATCAACTCCTCACTGGCAACCCTGGGCTTCTAA
- a CDS encoding protein adenylyltransferase SelO family protein: MQPTEPRASAPLLDHTYSEAFPGLTRHAQPDIPQGTRLAWLNENLARDLGLDPTWLRTDAGLAWMTGRGEAPTFALAYSGYQFGQLSPVLGDGRAHLIGELAVPAREVRSCATRVELHLKGSGRTPFSRPGSDGKAPLSAAWREAVIGESLHALGLPTTRALGVFETGEKVQRRAPEPEPAGLVLRVAASHLRVGTFQFAQYHCDPEVRGQLVDYALAHHYPDLTLGETRSERALALLRAVAKRQAHLVASWQALGFVHGVLNTDNVAISGEAIDFGPCAFIDTFERDKVFSSIDRQGRYAYNHQPGITAWNLSRFAETLLDIIDPEEPNRAVHLATEVISEFEDEVVEQQIVAFAAKLGLDLDGVGEDARAQVGRFGQATLGLLERHALDFTGFFRSLAEGSCLLPEGERQTWLAQWEELKSATGTTPERVTELMLAHNPVYIPRNLALDAALRQVERGNQQPLEELLEAVSNSFERRAGLDYLEGAPAESRFFTSFCGT; the protein is encoded by the coding sequence ATGCAGCCTACTGAACCCCGTGCGTCCGCCCCGCTCCTTGACCATACCTACAGCGAGGCCTTTCCTGGCCTCACCCGCCATGCCCAGCCGGACATTCCGCAGGGTACCCGCCTGGCCTGGCTCAACGAGAATCTTGCCCGCGACCTGGGGCTGGACCCGACCTGGTTGCGCACTGACGCCGGTCTAGCCTGGATGACGGGCAGGGGAGAGGCCCCCACGTTCGCCCTGGCTTATTCGGGGTATCAGTTCGGGCAGCTCTCGCCGGTGTTGGGCGACGGTCGGGCCCACCTCATCGGTGAACTGGCTGTACCCGCGCGCGAAGTGCGTAGTTGCGCTACCCGTGTTGAGCTGCACCTGAAAGGCAGTGGCCGGACGCCCTTCTCGCGCCCCGGCTCGGACGGTAAGGCGCCGCTGTCGGCGGCCTGGCGCGAGGCTGTCATTGGGGAGTCCCTGCATGCACTCGGCCTGCCGACCACCAGGGCCCTGGGTGTGTTTGAGACCGGCGAGAAGGTGCAGCGCCGCGCACCTGAACCGGAGCCAGCGGGCCTGGTTCTGCGTGTTGCCGCGAGCCACCTGCGGGTAGGTACCTTCCAGTTTGCCCAGTACCACTGTGACCCTGAGGTGCGGGGGCAGCTGGTCGATTATGCTCTGGCCCATCATTACCCCGACCTCACCCTGGGAGAAACCCGCAGTGAGCGGGCCCTTGCCCTGCTTCGGGCTGTGGCGAAGCGGCAAGCTCACCTGGTAGCTAGCTGGCAGGCCCTGGGTTTTGTGCATGGGGTTCTCAATACCGATAATGTGGCTATTTCCGGTGAAGCTATTGACTTTGGCCCCTGCGCTTTCATTGATACTTTTGAGCGGGATAAGGTCTTCAGCTCCATCGACCGCCAGGGACGCTACGCCTATAACCACCAGCCCGGTATTACCGCATGGAACCTTTCCCGCTTTGCCGAAACCCTGCTCGATATCATCGACCCTGAAGAGCCGAACCGAGCAGTCCACCTAGCCACCGAGGTGATATCGGAGTTCGAAGATGAAGTGGTCGAGCAGCAAATAGTTGCCTTTGCTGCCAAGCTGGGGCTTGACCTGGATGGGGTTGGTGAGGACGCCCGCGCCCAGGTCGGTAGGTTTGGGCAGGCTACCCTGGGGCTGCTGGAGCGGCACGCGCTGGACTTTACGGGTTTCTTTAGGTCGCTGGCTGAAGGGTCTTGCCTGTTGCCGGAAGGGGAGCGGCAGACTTGGCTGGCTCAATGGGAAGAGCTGAAGAGCGCTACAGGTACTACCCCTGAACGGGTCACGGAACTCATGCTGGCACATAACCCGGTCTATATCCCCAGAAATTTGGCCCTCGATGCTGCCCTGCGGCAGGTGGAGCGTGGAAACCAGCAGCCGCTTGAGGAGCTGTTGGAAGCCGTCAGCAACTCCTTTGAGCGCCGTGCCGGCCTGGACTACCTGGAAGGCGCTCCTGCTGAGTCCCGCTTCTTCACGAGCTTTTGCGGAACGTAG
- the pepN gene encoding aminopeptidase N, producing MNNENLTQEEAALRARTISVDTYDVHVDLTHASSDFETYPVATTVRFTATEGASTFIDYIHQSVESVKLNGVSLPVDEVVEGSRIALPGLQAENTLTIKGRSYFSRSGEGLHRYIDPADGKIYLYTQYEPADCRRVFPNFEQPDLKAVFNFRITAPKSWVVSSNAELDREIDDPSDSSISKRVFKPTARISTYITAIVAGEYFTAFDTYTPASAVNSGPIPLVAYCRQSLKEHFDYQNIFAVTKQGLDFFQDLFDYAYPYPKYEQAFVPEYNLGAMENPGLVTFTEGYIFVSGADESQLEGRANVICHEMSHMWFGDLVTMKWWNDLWLKESFADFMGHLGAAEANGYKDAWVTFANSRKAWAYRQDQLPTTHPIVADIPHLEAARQNFDGITYAKGASALKQLVAYVGFDQFIEAARVYFKRFEWGNTTLDDFLGVLDEVSDRDVRTWAEAWLQTSGLSELSCERVTGADDSVQLVVRQKLPVGVPAELGRPHLLKIALFASEGGRLVPTGVVSVDIPVGQNEVLVVLTEQEQALVAAADVVLLNAEDLTYAKVALAEADGLELALGQVSTVDDALSRGLLWGSLWNMVRDGKLASRRFVLAVGQAAAAEPSATLLSNIVDQAQAAISLYTPAGARGELWDALYAALSEALASAKEGSDEQLILVRALLSVSAHSQLGLEFAQDVAQGARGQVEGFISDAPGMSYNQTLGWKALGALAVQDAVTQQVLDEARSFRPSATAERGYAFATAALPVAAAKQAAWKLVTEDMGLSNELLSATAAGFQHGPEELRVGYRDAFFELLAPTWAARTGGMATRVIRGLYPAVEITEGDAATHPVVQATERWLAEHADAPTALVRLVRELFDDATRILRAQEFNTVVADKAAGN from the coding sequence GTGAATAACGAAAATTTGACTCAAGAAGAGGCCGCTCTGCGCGCCCGTACTATCAGCGTTGATACCTACGATGTGCATGTTGATCTCACCCATGCCAGCTCTGATTTTGAAACTTACCCGGTTGCTACGACTGTTCGGTTTACGGCGACGGAAGGTGCTAGTACTTTTATTGACTACATTCATCAGTCGGTGGAGTCGGTGAAGCTGAATGGGGTGTCGCTGCCTGTTGATGAGGTGGTTGAGGGCTCTCGTATTGCGCTGCCGGGCTTGCAGGCGGAGAATACTCTCACTATCAAGGGGCGGTCGTACTTTAGCCGCTCGGGTGAGGGCCTGCACCGCTACATTGACCCTGCCGACGGCAAGATTTACCTCTACACCCAGTACGAACCTGCCGACTGCCGCCGGGTTTTCCCGAATTTTGAGCAGCCTGATTTGAAGGCGGTGTTCAACTTCCGTATTACGGCTCCCAAGAGCTGGGTGGTGAGCTCGAATGCTGAGCTGGACCGCGAAATTGACGACCCGTCAGACTCATCGATTTCTAAGCGTGTTTTCAAGCCGACTGCCCGTATTTCTACCTATATCACCGCTATTGTGGCGGGCGAGTACTTTACAGCTTTCGATACCTATACCCCGGCGTCCGCTGTTAATTCTGGGCCTATCCCCCTGGTTGCCTACTGCCGTCAGTCGCTCAAAGAGCATTTTGACTACCAGAACATTTTTGCCGTGACCAAGCAGGGCCTTGACTTCTTCCAGGACCTCTTTGACTATGCCTACCCCTACCCCAAGTACGAGCAGGCTTTTGTTCCCGAGTACAACCTGGGGGCAATGGAGAACCCCGGTCTGGTGACCTTCACCGAGGGGTACATTTTTGTCTCCGGTGCTGATGAGTCCCAGCTTGAGGGCCGGGCTAATGTGATTTGCCACGAGATGAGCCACATGTGGTTTGGTGACCTGGTCACGATGAAGTGGTGGAATGACCTGTGGCTCAAGGAGTCTTTTGCAGACTTCATGGGGCACCTGGGCGCTGCTGAGGCCAATGGGTATAAGGACGCCTGGGTCACCTTCGCGAATTCCCGTAAGGCTTGGGCTTACCGTCAGGATCAGCTACCGACAACTCACCCGATTGTTGCGGATATCCCCCACCTTGAAGCTGCCCGTCAGAACTTTGACGGTATTACCTACGCCAAGGGTGCAAGCGCCCTGAAGCAGCTGGTTGCTTATGTTGGTTTTGATCAGTTTATTGAGGCTGCGCGGGTTTACTTTAAGCGGTTTGAGTGGGGCAATACGACTCTTGATGATTTCTTGGGTGTGCTTGATGAGGTTTCTGATCGTGATGTGCGCACCTGGGCTGAGGCGTGGTTGCAGACCAGTGGTTTGTCTGAGCTGTCGTGTGAGCGTGTAACCGGTGCTGATGATTCGGTGCAGTTGGTGGTGCGTCAGAAGTTGCCTGTGGGTGTTCCGGCTGAGTTGGGGCGTCCGCATCTGTTGAAGATTGCCCTGTTCGCGTCTGAGGGCGGGCGTCTGGTGCCTACGGGTGTGGTGTCAGTTGATATTCCTGTGGGTCAGAATGAGGTGTTGGTTGTGTTGACTGAGCAGGAGCAGGCTCTTGTGGCTGCTGCTGATGTGGTTTTGCTCAATGCTGAGGATTTGACCTATGCGAAGGTTGCCCTGGCTGAGGCTGATGGTCTTGAGTTGGCCTTGGGTCAGGTTTCGACGGTGGACGATGCCCTGTCGCGCGGGTTGCTGTGGGGTAGCTTGTGGAATATGGTGCGTGATGGGAAGCTTGCTAGCCGCCGGTTTGTGTTGGCTGTGGGGCAGGCTGCGGCGGCTGAGCCGTCCGCTACCCTGCTGTCGAATATTGTGGATCAGGCGCAGGCTGCGATTTCTTTGTATACCCCGGCGGGTGCTCGTGGTGAGCTGTGGGATGCCCTGTATGCTGCACTGTCTGAGGCTCTTGCTAGCGCGAAGGAGGGTAGCGATGAGCAGCTAATTCTGGTGCGGGCGCTACTGTCTGTGTCGGCGCATTCGCAGTTGGGTCTTGAGTTCGCTCAGGATGTGGCTCAGGGTGCGCGCGGGCAGGTTGAGGGCTTTATTTCTGATGCGCCTGGTATGAGCTATAACCAAACGCTGGGGTGGAAGGCTCTGGGGGCGCTTGCGGTTCAGGACGCGGTGACCCAGCAGGTGCTGGATGAGGCGCGGTCTTTCCGTCCTTCTGCCACGGCTGAGCGTGGCTATGCTTTTGCGACCGCTGCTCTGCCGGTGGCGGCTGCGAAGCAGGCCGCTTGGAAGCTGGTGACTGAAGATATGGGCCTTTCTAATGAGTTGCTGTCGGCGACCGCTGCTGGTTTCCAGCACGGGCCGGAGGAACTGCGTGTTGGTTATCGGGATGCTTTCTTTGAGCTTCTTGCCCCCACCTGGGCTGCACGCACCGGTGGTATGGCGACTCGTGTGATTCGTGGTCTTTACCCGGCGGTAGAGATTACTGAGGGCGACGCGGCGACGCATCCGGTCGTCCAGGCCACTGAGCGTTGGTTGGCGGAGCATGCGGATGCGCCCACCGCCCTGGTTCGTTTGGTGCGGGAGCTGTTCGATGATGCTACCCGTATACTGAGGGCCCAGGAGTTCAACACAGTCGTTGCTGATAAGGCGGCGGGCAACTAG
- a CDS encoding LCP family protein: MSVAAHEEPKKKKSKKALWITLLILLLIPVIAVGGYLFMINKAWNKSETFDNATPNEDGTVTTPHNDELQALVDQAAEATITNESGATLESNVSEGDTNGDGILDAVAGGAVTDRPANTASTDILLLGSDQRSGAEAQYVTGARADTIMVLHIPEDGSAAYLISIMRDTWVNIPGYGSHKVNAGLNYGGVDLQVATIEQLLGIQMDHVAEIDFQGFKALVDTLGGVTVDVPLSFTASVPGYSFTAGPQTMTGGEALVFVRERYKFSDGDYQRVRNQRAFLRGVYNELKADGALSSASKLLQMIESVSPYMSVDQGLSPSAIVGIAQPVLSNGNTQLVSMTLPNAGTGWSWDGQSIVVLDAAATSALSYALQTDTMPNYIATYGSD, translated from the coding sequence GTGTCCGTTGCGGCTCACGAAGAACCTAAAAAGAAGAAAAGCAAGAAAGCCCTCTGGATTACCCTGCTCATTCTGCTGCTGATTCCGGTTATCGCTGTGGGTGGCTACCTGTTCATGATTAATAAGGCCTGGAATAAGTCCGAGACCTTTGATAACGCCACGCCCAATGAGGACGGCACCGTCACCACCCCCCATAATGACGAGCTGCAGGCCCTGGTTGATCAGGCAGCTGAGGCAACTATTACTAATGAGTCGGGCGCTACCTTAGAAAGCAACGTCTCTGAAGGCGATACTAACGGCGACGGCATTTTGGATGCTGTAGCCGGTGGCGCTGTCACCGACCGTCCGGCCAACACCGCCTCCACTGATATTCTGCTGCTGGGCTCTGACCAGCGCTCCGGTGCCGAAGCCCAGTATGTGACCGGTGCCCGCGCTGATACCATCATGGTGCTCCACATCCCTGAGGACGGCTCAGCCGCCTACCTGATTTCAATTATGCGTGATACCTGGGTCAACATCCCTGGTTACGGTTCCCACAAAGTGAACGCTGGCCTGAACTACGGTGGTGTTGACCTGCAGGTTGCTACCATCGAGCAGCTCCTCGGTATTCAGATGGATCACGTTGCTGAAATCGACTTCCAGGGCTTTAAGGCTCTGGTTGATACTCTGGGCGGGGTAACTGTCGATGTTCCTCTGTCCTTCACCGCTTCTGTGCCCGGCTACTCCTTTACTGCTGGCCCCCAAACTATGACCGGTGGCGAGGCACTGGTCTTTGTACGTGAACGGTACAAGTTCTCAGACGGTGACTACCAGCGCGTCCGTAACCAGCGTGCCTTCCTGCGTGGCGTCTACAACGAGCTGAAGGCTGACGGAGCCCTGTCGTCAGCAAGCAAACTGCTCCAGATGATTGAATCGGTTTCACCCTATATGAGCGTAGACCAGGGGCTATCACCCTCAGCTATCGTTGGTATCGCCCAGCCGGTGCTTTCCAACGGTAATACCCAGCTGGTCTCCATGACCCTGCCGAATGCCGGTACCGGCTGGTCCTGGGACGGGCAGTCCATCGTGGTGCTCGACGCTGCTGCAACTAGCGCCCTATCCTATGCTCTGCAGACCGATACCATGCCGAACTACATTGCCACCTACGGATCAGACTAA
- a CDS encoding type B 50S ribosomal protein L31: protein MQAGIHPEYNYVLFRDLASGETFLTKSTMTSQKTEKWEDGNEYPLVEVEISSASHPFYTGKQRIMDAAGRVERFNARFANFGKKA, encoded by the coding sequence ATGCAGGCTGGCATCCACCCTGAATACAACTACGTTCTCTTCCGTGACCTCGCATCAGGCGAGACCTTCCTGACCAAGTCAACCATGACTTCTCAGAAGACCGAAAAGTGGGAAGACGGCAACGAGTACCCCCTCGTAGAAGTTGAAATCTCATCAGCTTCACACCCCTTCTACACCGGCAAGCAGCGCATCATGGACGCCGCTGGTCGTGTTGAGCGCTTCAACGCTCGCTTCGCAAACTTCGGCAAGAAGGCCTAA
- a CDS encoding RNA methyltransferase, whose protein sequence is MKPKQLTPEQLAERSARVTALPNTRALSTAPSEATRFYTHLTDVKLRSIKEPEWGIYIAESSKVIRRALAAGHRPLSFLMSEKWADDLIDVLQEHPEVPAFVGSEDELEQVTGFALHRGALATMARPEPAPLETLLEGVRRIAILEDIVDHTNVGAIFRSAAALDVDLVLVTPRCADPLYRRSIRVSMGTVFQVPWARLDSWPGALDTLHTAGFTTAALALEEDSLSLTELADRKDEKLALILGTEGHGLATSTLAATQHTVMIPMSHGVDSLNVAAASAVAFWETRPKMVE, encoded by the coding sequence ATGAAACCCAAACAACTCACCCCCGAGCAGCTAGCAGAACGCTCAGCCCGCGTCACCGCCCTGCCCAACACACGCGCTCTCAGCACAGCCCCGAGCGAGGCCACCCGCTTCTACACCCACCTCACCGACGTCAAACTGCGCTCCATCAAAGAACCCGAATGGGGAATCTACATTGCAGAATCCTCCAAGGTAATCCGCCGGGCGCTCGCCGCCGGGCACCGGCCTCTCTCCTTTCTCATGAGCGAAAAATGGGCCGACGACCTCATTGACGTACTACAGGAGCACCCCGAGGTGCCCGCATTTGTGGGCAGTGAGGACGAGCTGGAGCAGGTCACCGGCTTCGCCCTGCACCGCGGGGCCCTAGCCACCATGGCCAGGCCCGAACCCGCCCCCTTAGAGACCCTGCTTGAGGGGGTGCGGCGCATCGCAATTCTGGAAGATATCGTGGACCACACCAACGTGGGTGCCATCTTCCGCTCGGCAGCCGCCCTCGACGTCGACCTAGTGCTGGTCACCCCGCGCTGCGCCGACCCACTCTACCGGCGCTCAATCCGCGTCTCCATGGGAACCGTCTTCCAAGTACCCTGGGCCAGGCTGGACTCCTGGCCCGGCGCCCTCGACACCCTGCACACAGCGGGCTTCACCACCGCCGCGCTCGCCCTGGAAGAAGATTCTTTGAGCCTGACCGAACTGGCAGACCGCAAAGACGAGAAGTTGGCGTTGATTTTGGGTACCGAGGGGCACGGGTTAGCCACATCCACCCTGGCTGCCACCCAGCACACCGTCATGATTCCCATGAGCCACGGGGTCGACTCCTTGAATGTAGCGGCCGCCTCAGCCGTTGCCTTCTGGGAAACCCGCCCAAAGATGGTAGAGTAG
- a CDS encoding ABC transporter ATP-binding protein, whose amino-acid sequence MASVLELNKVTVSRSGKNLIHNITWSVEEGERWVVLGPNGAGKTTLLSIAAARLHPTRGEVDILDEILGAVDVFELRPRIGLSSAPMATQIPGNETVLDVVITAAYGVAGRWNEEYDSFDDNQGKALLDDWGVAHLADRPFGTLSEGEKKRVLIARALMTDPEMLILDEPGAGMDIAGREDLVKRLTHLALDPYAPATILVTHHLEEIPAGFTHALLLREGEIVAAGPIEETLTQANVSATYGLDLHLTIHESGRYSAFAR is encoded by the coding sequence ATGGCATCAGTTCTTGAACTTAATAAGGTTACTGTCTCACGAAGCGGTAAGAACCTCATCCACAACATCACCTGGTCTGTCGAAGAAGGCGAACGCTGGGTCGTCCTTGGCCCCAACGGCGCGGGCAAAACCACCCTGCTCTCCATCGCAGCAGCCCGCCTGCACCCCACCCGCGGAGAAGTCGACATCCTCGACGAAATCCTCGGCGCCGTCGACGTTTTTGAACTACGCCCCCGCATCGGCCTCTCATCAGCCCCCATGGCCACCCAAATCCCCGGCAACGAAACCGTGCTCGATGTCGTCATCACCGCAGCCTACGGCGTAGCAGGCCGCTGGAACGAAGAATACGACTCCTTCGACGACAACCAGGGCAAGGCCCTGCTCGACGACTGGGGGGTAGCCCACCTAGCTGACCGCCCCTTCGGTACCCTCTCGGAAGGCGAAAAAAAGCGCGTACTCATTGCCCGGGCCCTGATGACCGACCCCGAAATGCTGATTCTCGATGAACCCGGCGCCGGCATGGACATCGCAGGCCGCGAAGACCTGGTCAAGCGCCTCACCCACCTGGCCCTCGACCCCTACGCCCCCGCCACCATCCTGGTCACCCACCATCTGGAAGAGATTCCCGCAGGGTTCACCCACGCCCTGCTCCTACGCGAAGGCGAAATCGTAGCAGCAGGCCCCATCGAAGAAACCCTCACCCAGGCCAACGTCTCAGCCACCTACGGCCTCGACCTCCACCTGACCATTCACGAGTCCGGCCGCTACTCAGCCTTCGCCCGCTAG
- the serB gene encoding phosphoserine phosphatase SerB → MSTSVNIVAISRADAPLLATEEQLVAALQAVEGLELESGLLMEVPASRVEREVEGPAYSVYLASAQWERGGVEDARGALGLLDGARSLGFDLNVVPAELANDEKKLLVMDVDSTLIRQEVIDELAAAAGRGAEVAEVTERAMRGELDFEASLRERVATLAGLDESVIDEVASKVLYSPGATKLVEVFLAAGHEVCVVSGGFVQVLSPLAGYLNLSKARANVLDIIEGKLTGKVSGEVITGEVKKESLKEWAKEFDIKSSQTIAVGDGANDVLMILEAELGVAFNAKTALLEVADAQINTLRLDAVRHFAGL, encoded by the coding sequence ATGAGTACTTCTGTGAATATTGTTGCTATTTCTCGTGCGGATGCCCCCCTACTTGCTACCGAGGAGCAGCTGGTTGCTGCGCTGCAGGCGGTTGAGGGTCTGGAGCTTGAGTCGGGTCTTTTGATGGAGGTTCCTGCCTCTCGCGTAGAGCGGGAAGTTGAGGGGCCAGCCTATTCGGTTTATCTGGCTTCTGCGCAGTGGGAGCGTGGCGGAGTAGAGGATGCCCGCGGTGCCTTGGGGCTTCTGGATGGGGCGCGCTCGCTGGGCTTTGACCTGAATGTGGTGCCTGCTGAGCTGGCCAACGATGAGAAGAAGCTGCTCGTCATGGATGTTGACTCTACTCTGATCCGCCAGGAGGTCATTGACGAGCTGGCAGCTGCGGCAGGACGCGGCGCTGAGGTTGCTGAGGTGACCGAGCGGGCGATGCGCGGGGAGCTCGATTTTGAGGCGTCCTTGCGTGAGCGGGTAGCTACCCTTGCTGGTCTCGATGAGTCGGTGATTGATGAGGTGGCTTCCAAGGTGCTGTACTCCCCCGGTGCTACCAAGCTGGTTGAGGTTTTCCTAGCTGCTGGCCACGAGGTCTGTGTGGTCTCGGGCGGGTTTGTGCAGGTTCTCTCCCCGCTGGCGGGCTACCTGAACCTTTCCAAGGCGCGCGCCAACGTCCTTGACATCATCGAGGGTAAGCTGACCGGCAAGGTAAGTGGTGAGGTCATTACCGGTGAGGTCAAGAAGGAGTCGCTGAAGGAGTGGGCTAAGGAGTTCGATATTAAGTCCTCCCAGACCATTGCTGTGGGCGATGGTGCCAACGATGTGCTGATGATTCTTGAGGCGGAGCTGGGTGTTGCTTTCAATGCCAAGACTGCCCTGCTTGAGGTCGCCGACGCCCAGATTAATACCCTGCGCCTGGACGCGGTGCGCCACTTCGCTGGGCTCTAA
- a CDS encoding SDR family oxidoreductase, with translation MSLQNKTIIITGSSRGVGADTAQILAAQGANIIVNYRSKAPRATKVVAAIEEAGGKAVAVQGDVTKAEDAAALVEAAIENFGSLDYLILNASGGMEAGMPDDYAMVLNRDSQLRLARLAAEKMPEGGRIVFVTSHQAHFIREVETMPEYKPVAESKRAGEDALLAEIPALTEKGISLVVVSADMIEGTVTAALLNRLHPGAIEARREEAGKLYTVNEFAQEVAKMVTADVETGHIELVGGAGGFIK, from the coding sequence ATGTCACTTCAGAACAAGACCATTATCATTACCGGTTCCTCCCGCGGCGTGGGCGCAGATACCGCCCAGATTCTTGCCGCCCAGGGAGCCAATATCATTGTCAACTACCGCTCCAAGGCACCCCGTGCCACCAAGGTTGTTGCCGCCATTGAAGAAGCCGGCGGCAAGGCCGTTGCCGTACAGGGCGATGTGACCAAGGCTGAGGACGCCGCCGCCCTGGTAGAGGCTGCCATCGAAAACTTCGGCTCCCTGGACTACCTCATTCTCAACGCCTCTGGCGGCATGGAGGCCGGCATGCCCGACGACTACGCCATGGTGCTCAACCGCGACTCCCAGCTGCGCCTGGCCCGCCTGGCAGCTGAAAAGATGCCTGAGGGTGGCCGCATCGTCTTTGTGACCAGCCACCAGGCCCACTTCATCCGCGAAGTAGAGACCATGCCCGAGTACAAGCCGGTTGCTGAGTCCAAGCGCGCCGGCGAGGACGCCCTGTTAGCAGAGATTCCTGCCCTGACTGAGAAGGGCATCTCCCTGGTAGTTGTTTCTGCTGACATGATTGAGGGTACCGTCACCGCGGCCCTACTCAACCGCCTGCACCCCGGCGCCATTGAGGCCCGCCGCGAAGAAGCCGGCAAGCTCTACACCGTCAACGAGTTCGCACAGGAAGTTGCCAAGATGGTAACTGCCGACGTTGAAACCGGCCACATCGAGCTGGTCGGCGGCGCAGGCGGCTTCATCAAGTAG
- a CDS encoding beta-ketoacyl-ACP reductase encodes MTNPTVLITGGNRGIGHAIATEFKKAGYNVAITYRSGEPPADFFAVKADVTDSASIDAAFTAVEAEFGPVGVVIANAGITKDTLLMRMKEDDFTSVIDTNLTGAFRVAQRATKGLLKNKGGRIIFISSVVALYGNPGQVNYSASKAGLIGMARSITRELGARNITANVIAPGFIKTDMTEELSDDLKKQYTESIPARRFAEPKEIADVALFLASDAAGYISGAVIPVDGGLGMGH; translated from the coding sequence ATGACCAACCCCACCGTACTCATCACCGGCGGCAACCGCGGCATCGGCCACGCCATCGCCACCGAATTCAAAAAAGCCGGCTACAACGTCGCCATCACCTACCGCAGCGGCGAACCCCCCGCCGACTTCTTCGCCGTCAAAGCAGACGTCACCGACTCAGCCTCCATCGACGCAGCCTTCACCGCCGTCGAAGCAGAATTCGGCCCCGTCGGCGTCGTCATCGCCAACGCAGGCATCACCAAAGACACCCTGCTCATGCGCATGAAAGAAGACGACTTCACCTCCGTCATCGACACCAACCTCACCGGCGCCTTCCGCGTCGCCCAGCGCGCCACCAAAGGCCTGCTCAAAAACAAGGGCGGCCGCATCATCTTCATCTCCTCCGTCGTCGCCCTCTACGGCAACCCCGGCCAGGTCAACTACTCCGCCTCCAAAGCAGGCCTCATCGGCATGGCCCGCTCCATCACCCGCGAACTAGGCGCCCGCAACATCACCGCCAACGTCATCGCCCCCGGCTTCATCAAAACCGACATGACCGAGGAACTCTCCGACGACCTCAAAAAGCAGTACACCGAATCCATCCCCGCCCGCCGCTTTGCCGAACCCAAAGAAATCGCCGACGTAGCCCTCTTCCTCGCCTCCGACGCCGCAGGGTACATCTCAGGTGCCGTGATCCCTGTTGATGGCGGTTTGGGTATGGGGCACTAA